One stretch of Deinococcus fonticola DNA includes these proteins:
- the hemB gene encoding porphobilinogen synthase, whose product MSTLLHRPRRLRRTAAMRAMTREVTLSPAHFIHPLFVHEEAADTPIKTMPGVVRHSYDSAVQAARTAWELGIQSVILFGIPRDKDEVGSGAYAESGVVQQATRAIKAALPGMTVIADTCLCEYTSHGHCGHLCEVSGVWTVDNDPTLDLLARTAVSQAQAGADIVAPSSMMDGQVAAIRAALDTAGFTHVPVMSYAVKYASAYYGPFREAAGSAPSQGDRSSYQMDASGGHREALREARLDLAEGADYLMVKPALAYLDVIKLLRDEFDLPLVTYNVSGEYALVKAAALAGFMDERRTVLETLTGMRRAGADAIITYHAIDAARWLKES is encoded by the coding sequence CCGTCTGCGCCGCACGGCGGCCATGCGCGCCATGACCCGTGAAGTCACGCTGAGTCCGGCGCACTTCATCCATCCGCTGTTTGTTCATGAGGAAGCGGCGGACACGCCCATCAAGACCATGCCGGGAGTGGTACGCCACAGTTACGACAGCGCCGTGCAGGCCGCCAGAACTGCCTGGGAACTGGGTATTCAGTCGGTCATCCTGTTCGGCATTCCGCGCGACAAAGACGAAGTGGGCTCAGGCGCTTACGCCGAGAGTGGCGTGGTGCAGCAGGCCACCCGCGCCATCAAGGCGGCCCTCCCCGGGATGACGGTCATTGCCGACACCTGCCTGTGCGAGTACACCAGCCACGGCCACTGCGGGCACCTCTGCGAGGTGAGCGGCGTGTGGACAGTGGACAACGACCCTACCCTTGATCTGCTCGCCAGAACGGCCGTGTCGCAGGCGCAGGCGGGCGCGGACATCGTGGCCCCCAGTTCCATGATGGACGGTCAGGTGGCGGCCATTCGCGCCGCGCTGGATACGGCCGGATTCACGCACGTTCCGGTCATGAGCTACGCCGTGAAATACGCCAGCGCCTACTACGGTCCCTTCCGCGAGGCGGCCGGCAGTGCCCCCAGCCAGGGCGACCGCAGCAGCTACCAGATGGACGCCAGCGGCGGTCACCGCGAGGCCCTGCGCGAAGCCCGGCTGGACTTGGCCGAGGGGGCCGACTACCTGATGGTGAAGCCCGCCCTGGCCTACCTGGACGTGATCAAACTGCTGCGCGACGAATTTGACCTGCCCCTGGTCACGTACAACGTCAGCGGCGAGTATGCCCTGGTGAAAGCCGCCGCATTGGCTGGCTTCATGGATGAGCGCCGCACCGTACTGGAAACCCTGACGGGCATGCGCCGCGCCGGAGCGGACGCCATCATCACCTACCACGCCATCGACGCGGCGCGCTGGCTCAAAGAAAGTTGA
- a CDS encoding N-acetylmuramoyl-L-alanine amidase family protein encodes MKSISAFLISVLGLASVALSAPRVGEHDGFTRLVFNLPKSAPFSTAFQAGKFTVKLGTTLKTEQGQLSAAGVTGYRVAGSTVTLGLAPGHTRAKVSVLKADGKQPARLVIDVPSSPDSPVANKTVAGKTTSSRRVLGQRTPVAVTRPASTRTLTRPKVVIDAGHGGIDPGMTSRWVMEKDVTLDVALRLRELLQARGVEVRLVRSSDRHLSSDKVTDLNARSSMAELGEVAAYISIHVNAGNPNAQGIETYYFGKPLGGASRSLAVLENGGGDVGLALTKRAANVAENVIGDILAQAKLSFSQQLAQKVQYNLLAATGAQNRGVHTDAFYVIRNPKTAAILTEIGFGSSPVEGPKLADPNYRQKIASGIAQALFSFLNVK; translated from the coding sequence GTGAAGTCCATTTCCGCTTTTCTGATCAGTGTCCTTGGCCTTGCCAGCGTCGCCCTGAGCGCCCCGCGTGTCGGTGAACACGACGGGTTCACGCGCCTGGTCTTCAACCTTCCGAAAAGTGCGCCCTTCAGCACGGCTTTCCAGGCAGGTAAATTCACCGTGAAGCTGGGCACCACCCTGAAAACCGAGCAGGGTCAGCTGAGCGCCGCCGGGGTCACCGGATACCGCGTCGCCGGTTCCACGGTCACGCTGGGCCTGGCCCCAGGGCACACCCGGGCCAAAGTGAGCGTGTTGAAGGCGGACGGCAAGCAGCCCGCGCGGCTGGTGATCGATGTGCCGTCCTCACCCGATTCGCCCGTGGCCAACAAAACAGTGGCTGGCAAAACAACGTCCAGCAGGAGGGTACTCGGCCAGCGCACCCCAGTCGCCGTCACCCGCCCGGCCAGCACCCGCACGCTGACCCGGCCCAAAGTGGTGATCGATGCCGGGCACGGCGGCATCGACCCCGGCATGACCAGCCGCTGGGTGATGGAAAAGGATGTGACCCTGGACGTCGCGCTGCGCCTGCGTGAGCTGCTGCAAGCCAGGGGAGTCGAGGTACGGCTGGTGCGCAGCAGTGACCGCCACCTCAGCAGCGACAAGGTCACCGACCTGAACGCTCGCTCCAGCATGGCTGAACTGGGCGAGGTGGCCGCGTACATTTCCATTCACGTGAACGCCGGAAATCCGAACGCGCAGGGCATCGAAACGTACTACTTCGGTAAGCCGCTCGGCGGGGCCAGCCGCAGCCTCGCGGTGCTGGAGAACGGCGGCGGGGACGTCGGCCTGGCCCTCACGAAACGGGCTGCGAACGTCGCCGAGAACGTCATCGGCGACATCCTCGCGCAGGCGAAACTGAGTTTCTCGCAGCAACTCGCCCAGAAAGTCCAGTACAACCTGCTGGCCGCCACCGGGGCGCAAAACCGTGGCGTTCACACGGACGCCTTCTACGTCATTCGCAACCCCAAGACCGCCGCCATCCTCACCGAGATCGGCTTCGGCAGCAGTCCCGTCGAAGGCCCAAAACTGGCTGACCCGAACTACCGTCAGAAAATCGCGTCCGGTATTGCCCAGGCGCTGTTCAGTTTCCTGAACGTGAAATAG
- a CDS encoding PolC-type DNA polymerase III: MKVTKNGESSYALTDWYIENLQGRTFWVFDLECTGGNVEAARVMQFGAVRVERGRPVPGSEFTRLVNPGQPIRPFIAELTGITDERVKDAASFPEVFAEFTQRGAGCVWAAHSAFEFDLPMLLAECRRHGLPFPDVPVMDNRALHTYLYPDRAGVFGTAYQLAHFGIEVGTRQRHDALGDALLAADIFCANLKLCRERGVHHIQVGDEALTVQYGHLPEAAPTLEWTLPIPISRSGN, encoded by the coding sequence TTGAAAGTCACGAAGAATGGCGAAAGTTCCTACGCGCTGACGGACTGGTACATCGAGAACCTGCAAGGGCGGACGTTCTGGGTGTTCGATCTGGAATGCACGGGCGGGAACGTGGAGGCAGCGCGGGTCATGCAGTTCGGCGCGGTGCGCGTGGAACGTGGCCGCCCTGTGCCGGGCAGCGAGTTCACGCGCCTGGTGAATCCGGGGCAGCCCATCCGGCCTTTTATTGCCGAGCTGACGGGCATCACGGACGAGCGCGTGAAGGACGCGGCTTCTTTTCCGGAAGTCTTCGCGGAATTCACGCAGCGCGGCGCGGGGTGCGTGTGGGCAGCGCACAGTGCCTTCGAGTTCGACCTGCCGATGTTGCTGGCGGAATGTCGGCGCCACGGCCTGCCCTTCCCGGATGTTCCAGTGATGGACAACCGCGCCCTGCACACGTACCTGTACCCGGACAGGGCCGGTGTGTTCGGCACGGCCTACCAGCTGGCGCACTTCGGTATTGAGGTGGGGACACGTCAGCGGCACGACGCGCTGGGAGACGCCCTGCTCGCCGCCGACATCTTCTGCGCGAATCTGAAGTTATGCCGTGAACGAGGCGTCCATCACATACAGGTGGGAGACGAAGCACTCACCGTGCAGTACGGGCATTTGCCTGAAGCCGCGCCGACACTGGAGTGGACGCTGCCCATACCTATTTCACGTTCAGGAAACTGA
- a CDS encoding isocitrate/isopropylmalate dehydrogenase family protein, which translates to MAKYRICLIEGDGIGHEVIPSARRVLDAAGFDAEYVHAEAGYEYFLDHGTSVPQATYDAVENTDATLFGAATSPSGEKPAGFFGAIRHLRQKYNLYANVRPTKTRPVPHSYENVDLVIVRENTQGLYVEQERRYGDTAIADTVITKDASDRIGKFAADLAMKRGKRLTVVHKSNVLPVTQGLFMNTILDHARTVEGLQTSTMIVDNAAMQLVRNPQQFDVMVMTNMFGDILSDLAAGLVGGLGIAASGNVGDQFGIFESVHGSAPDIAGQGVSNPTATILAAVIMLDHLGDHDTARRLDNAVNKVLAEGPRTRDLGGTANNQEFTDAVIKALA; encoded by the coding sequence ATGGCGAAATACCGCATCTGCTTGATTGAAGGGGACGGCATCGGTCACGAGGTCATTCCATCCGCCCGCCGCGTGCTGGACGCTGCCGGGTTCGACGCCGAGTACGTTCATGCCGAGGCCGGGTACGAGTACTTCCTGGATCACGGCACCAGCGTGCCGCAGGCCACCTACGACGCGGTGGAAAACACGGACGCCACCCTGTTCGGCGCGGCGACCAGCCCCAGCGGTGAGAAACCCGCCGGGTTCTTCGGCGCGATTCGTCACCTGCGTCAGAAGTACAACCTGTACGCCAACGTGCGCCCGACCAAAACCCGCCCGGTGCCGCACAGTTACGAGAATGTCGATCTGGTCATCGTGCGCGAGAACACGCAGGGCCTTTATGTGGAGCAGGAGCGCCGCTACGGTGACACCGCCATTGCCGACACGGTGATTACGAAGGACGCCAGCGACCGCATCGGCAAGTTCGCCGCCGACCTGGCCATGAAGCGCGGCAAGCGCCTGACCGTGGTACATAAGAGCAACGTGCTGCCCGTCACGCAGGGCCTCTTTATGAACACGATTCTGGATCACGCCAGAACGGTGGAGGGCCTACAGACCAGCACCATGATCGTGGACAACGCCGCCATGCAACTGGTGCGTAACCCCCAGCAGTTCGACGTGATGGTCATGACGAACATGTTCGGCGACATCCTCAGCGACCTGGCCGCTGGCCTGGTGGGCGGCCTGGGCATCGCCGCCTCCGGAAACGTGGGCGACCAGTTCGGCATCTTCGAGAGCGTTCACGGCAGCGCCCCCGATATCGCCGGGCAGGGGGTTTCCAACCCCACCGCCACCATTCTGGCCGCCGTGATCATGCTCGACCACCTGGGCGACCATGACACCGCCCGCCGCCTCGACAACGCCGTGAACAAGGTGCTGGCCGAAGGCCCGCGCACCCGCGACCTGGGCGGCACGGCCAACAACCAGGAATTCACGGACGCCGTGATTAAAGCCCTGGCGTAA
- a CDS encoding NAD(P)/FAD-dependent oxidoreductase, which produces MERTAVVIGAGIAGASTAYFLSQAGFAVTVVDAGVHAASHVPSALINPVRGQSGQVDAQAILGMHFTWALIRELSAQGHTIPHGQDGVLRPIPDDKTRAKFERNLPTALKTEWLSPSASPEPLSPGWAHVLRLPEAGWVDGEALCSALLQASGAAIIQGRAEKWTATRVQLLARPAPLSASTVIFCGGSVGSSWAGETATHRMGSMLRLARAPTRQPLSFGAYVSPDAQGGVLGGTFETPAPVWQEPHLPLSSLEWLLRKGEALTDLRGAAVTGVWTGSRLSGLRGSRETDGSWRLSGLSSKGFLLGPLLASGLAQEIAQELAQSHER; this is translated from the coding sequence ATGGAAAGAACCGCCGTCGTTATCGGAGCGGGCATCGCGGGGGCGTCCACCGCCTATTTTCTGAGCCAGGCGGGCTTCGCGGTGACGGTCGTGGATGCGGGCGTTCACGCGGCCAGTCACGTGCCCAGTGCGCTGATCAACCCGGTGCGCGGGCAGTCGGGGCAGGTGGACGCGCAGGCCATCCTGGGCATGCACTTCACCTGGGCGCTGATCCGGGAACTCAGCGCGCAGGGCCACACCATCCCGCACGGTCAGGACGGCGTGCTGCGCCCCATTCCGGACGACAAAACGCGGGCAAAGTTCGAGCGGAACCTGCCCACCGCCCTGAAAACAGAGTGGCTCTCCCCCAGCGCCAGTCCCGAACCGCTTTCCCCCGGCTGGGCGCATGTCCTGCGTCTCCCCGAGGCCGGGTGGGTGGACGGAGAAGCCCTGTGCAGCGCACTGCTCCAGGCCTCCGGCGCAGCCATCATCCAGGGCAGAGCAGAAAAGTGGACGGCCACCCGCGTTCAACTCCTTGCTCGGCCCGCACCCCTCAGCGCGTCCACCGTCATTTTCTGCGGAGGTTCGGTGGGTTCCAGCTGGGCGGGGGAAACGGCCACACACCGCATGGGGTCGATGTTGCGGCTGGCGCGGGCGCCGACGCGGCAGCCGCTGAGTTTCGGGGCTTACGTGTCGCCGGACGCGCAGGGGGGCGTGCTGGGAGGAACCTTCGAGACCCCCGCGCCGGTGTGGCAGGAACCCCATTTGCCGCTGTCTTCACTGGAGTGGCTGCTGAGAAAAGGTGAGGCGCTGACTGACCTGAGGGGCGCAGCTGTTACCGGGGTGTGGACAGGTTCACGCCTCTCCGGGTTGCGCGGTAGCCGCGAGACAGACGGCTCATGGCGGCTTTCGGGTCTGTCCAGCAAGGGCTTTTTGCTGGGGCCGCTGCTGGCATCAGGGCTGGCCCAGGAGATCGCCCAGGAGTTGGCGCAGTCACACGAGCGGTAA
- the mnmD gene encoding tRNA (5-methylaminomethyl-2-thiouridine)(34)-methyltransferase MnmD, with protein MAETGNIITTPDGSRTAHNERFGEAYGSRHGAAAQAHHVFLNGTGTNTHPAPRVLEIGFGVGVNYRATLSDTAERGVPLEYVAYEFDPAPAHVLQEVAEGGEGAEHPAWVEVVKQWEASSRTRRSAPPSTAPTLESPQGPVASPLTINTACASVALHFADVLSADLGEGWATAIYLDGFSPTRNPEVWTPEFVARLTRALAPGGVLATYSAAGHVRRALATAGLHVTRRPGAPGKRECLRAEKPTARREQEVGGK; from the coding sequence ATGGCCGAAACCGGGAACATCATCACCACGCCGGACGGCTCGCGCACCGCCCACAATGAACGCTTCGGCGAAGCCTACGGTTCCAGGCACGGGGCCGCCGCGCAGGCCCACCACGTTTTTCTGAACGGCACCGGCACGAACACGCACCCCGCCCCACGGGTGCTGGAAATCGGTTTCGGCGTCGGCGTGAACTACCGCGCTACCCTCAGCGACACCGCAGAACGCGGCGTTCCACTGGAGTACGTGGCTTACGAGTTCGACCCTGCCCCCGCACACGTTTTACAGGAAGTGGCCGAAGGGGGCGAGGGCGCAGAACACCCGGCCTGGGTGGAAGTGGTGAAGCAGTGGGAGGCAAGCTCCCGCACCCGCCGCTCTGCTCCACCCTCGACTGCACCGACCCTGGAGTCACCGCAAGGGCCGGTGGCGTCGCCATTGACGATCAACACGGCGTGCGCTTCCGTCGCTCTTCACTTCGCGGATGTGCTGAGTGCGGATCTGGGCGAGGGCTGGGCCACCGCTATCTACCTCGACGGGTTCTCTCCCACGCGCAACCCGGAAGTGTGGACGCCAGAATTCGTGGCCAGGCTGACCCGCGCTCTGGCCCCCGGTGGGGTGCTGGCCACGTACAGCGCGGCTGGGCACGTGCGCCGCGCCCTGGCAACCGCTGGTCTGCATGTCACCAGGCGACCCGGCGCCCCCGGCAAACGCGAGTGCCTGCGGGCAGAGAAGCCAACAGCGAGAAGGGAACAGGAAGTGGGTGGTAAGTGA
- the fusA gene encoding elongation factor G, producing MSVRIVSIAAHSGAGKTTLAEALLHQSGAITRRGRVEDGTTQSDFSEAEKKHGFSISTSSLLLKHKDTDITVLDTPGYADFVREIRGAIRAADTSLMVVSAVSGVEVGTERVWATADRFNMPRIVVINKMDRERADFHMALASVKSSLPGHVAAAYLPVGEGEHFRGIVNILTGEASEGAEVPSDMRSTLRDARSELVDAIVETDDDLMNRYLEGEDISDDELHSAFMKAVHAGTLYPVIPLSAEKGIGVRELLNLMVDGLRSAEERGNLVGQDGEEREPKKDAPFSARVWRSSVDPYVGKLAFIRVWSGTLKPGDTVLNTTHDIEVKPAHLYVMNGKDIQEVPELTAGMIGVITKIQDLHTGDTLADPKHPIRYDELWMPEPAHTIALHPTTRQDEDKIGAAMQRLMEEDPTLHFAREPQTGEQLLSGMGDMHTTIAIEKLAALGVNVTTSAPQIPYRETIHAAAEAQGKHKKQSGGHGQYGDCKIRIEHGDGYGFRSAVVGGAIPGKYIPSIEKGVQDALERGFLAGFPIQDVQVTVLDGSYHDVDSSDIAFRTAGSLALKNAMENAKPGLMEPVVLLKVRVPAQFAGDIIGDLQTRRARVQGMDPEGTVMVVSAVVPQAELQNYSADLRSITGDRGAFSVKPQGYQDVPDHIARKVIEERQKQMANA from the coding sequence ATGTCCGTTCGTATTGTAAGTATCGCCGCGCACAGCGGCGCTGGGAAAACGACGCTTGCCGAGGCCCTGCTGCACCAGAGTGGGGCCATTACTCGTCGCGGCCGGGTGGAGGATGGCACGACTCAGAGTGACTTCAGTGAGGCCGAGAAGAAACACGGGTTCTCGATCAGTACGTCTAGCCTGCTGCTGAAGCACAAGGACACGGATATCACTGTGCTGGACACGCCCGGTTACGCTGATTTCGTGCGTGAAATTCGCGGGGCCATTCGTGCCGCCGATACGTCCCTGATGGTGGTGAGTGCAGTGAGCGGCGTGGAAGTGGGCACGGAACGGGTGTGGGCTACCGCTGACCGTTTCAACATGCCGCGCATTGTGGTGATCAACAAGATGGACCGTGAACGCGCCGACTTTCACATGGCCCTCGCCAGCGTGAAATCCAGTTTGCCGGGTCATGTGGCCGCCGCTTACCTGCCGGTTGGTGAGGGCGAGCACTTCCGGGGCATCGTGAACATCCTGACCGGGGAAGCCAGTGAGGGGGCGGAAGTGCCGTCTGACATGCGTTCGACCTTACGTGACGCCCGCAGCGAACTGGTGGACGCCATCGTGGAAACGGACGACGACCTGATGAACCGCTACCTGGAAGGCGAGGACATCAGCGACGACGAACTGCACAGTGCGTTCATGAAGGCCGTGCATGCCGGGACGCTGTACCCGGTGATTCCCCTCAGTGCCGAGAAGGGAATTGGCGTGCGCGAACTCCTGAACCTGATGGTCGATGGCCTGCGTAGCGCCGAGGAACGCGGCAACCTGGTGGGTCAGGACGGCGAGGAACGCGAACCGAAGAAAGATGCCCCCTTCAGTGCCCGCGTGTGGCGCAGCAGTGTCGACCCTTACGTTGGGAAACTCGCTTTCATTCGGGTGTGGAGCGGCACGCTGAAACCTGGCGACACTGTGCTGAACACCACGCACGACATCGAAGTCAAACCCGCTCACCTGTACGTCATGAACGGCAAAGACATTCAGGAAGTGCCGGAACTGACGGCGGGCATGATTGGTGTCATCACCAAAATTCAGGACTTGCACACCGGAGACACCCTGGCTGATCCGAAGCACCCCATCCGGTACGACGAACTGTGGATGCCGGAACCCGCCCATACCATTGCCCTGCACCCCACTACCCGTCAGGACGAGGACAAGATCGGCGCGGCCATGCAGCGCCTGATGGAAGAAGATCCCACGCTGCACTTCGCCCGTGAACCGCAGACCGGCGAGCAACTCCTCTCGGGCATGGGCGACATGCACACCACCATCGCCATCGAGAAACTGGCGGCCCTGGGCGTGAACGTCACCACCAGCGCCCCCCAGATTCCTTACCGGGAAACCATCCACGCGGCCGCCGAGGCGCAGGGCAAGCACAAGAAACAGTCCGGCGGGCACGGTCAATACGGCGACTGCAAAATCCGCATCGAGCACGGCGACGGGTACGGCTTCAGGAGCGCCGTGGTGGGCGGAGCTATTCCCGGCAAGTACATTCCCAGCATCGAGAAAGGCGTGCAGGACGCCCTGGAAAGAGGCTTCCTGGCCGGCTTCCCCATTCAGGACGTTCAGGTGACTGTCCTGGACGGCAGCTATCACGATGTGGACAGCAGCGATATCGCTTTCCGAACCGCCGGCAGCCTGGCCCTGAAAAACGCCATGGAGAACGCCAAGCCTGGCCTGATGGAGCCGGTCGTCCTGTTGAAAGTCCGCGTTCCTGCGCAGTTTGCCGGGGACATCATCGGCGACCTCCAGACCCGCCGCGCCCGCGTGCAGGGCATGGATCCCGAGGGCACCGTCATGGTGGTCAGTGCGGTCGTGCCGCAGGCCGAGTTGCAGAATTACAGTGCCGATCTGCGCAGCATTACCGGTGACCGGGGGGCTTTCAGCGTCAAGCCGCAGGGTTATCAGGACGTACCCGACCACATTGCCAGAAAAGTTATCGAGGAACGCCAGAAACAGATGGCGAACGCATAA
- a CDS encoding YsnF/AvaK domain-containing protein: protein MTSQEDPRFSADVPGERVVSGKDDQAEGRVTAVRRGNITEVINPDSLSQARTSTELETLTLHEERARVEVLREQAGSVSIRKVVRQREEVLPVTLTTETLEITVRDGAGKVTLNGEVLEPGRTYEVIVHDEKAVVQKEVFALSDVTLNKETRTYTHTENITLLREELDVRDPQGLVREVKLDD from the coding sequence ATGACCAGTCAAGAAGACCCCAGATTCAGCGCCGATGTCCCTGGAGAACGCGTCGTTTCCGGCAAGGACGACCAGGCCGAAGGCCGCGTGACCGCTGTCCGGCGCGGCAACATCACCGAAGTCATCAATCCCGACTCGCTGTCGCAGGCCCGCACCAGTACTGAACTGGAGACCCTGACCCTGCACGAGGAACGCGCCCGCGTAGAGGTGTTGCGTGAACAGGCGGGCAGCGTCAGCATCCGCAAGGTGGTCAGGCAGCGCGAGGAAGTCCTGCCCGTGACCCTGACCACCGAAACCCTGGAAATCACCGTGCGCGACGGGGCCGGCAAGGTTACCCTGAACGGCGAAGTGCTGGAACCGGGCCGCACCTACGAAGTAATTGTCCATGATGAAAAGGCCGTGGTGCAAAAGGAAGTCTTCGCCCTGAGCGACGTGACCCTGAACAAGGAAACGCGCACCTACACGCACACCGAGAACATCACGCTGCTGCGCGAGGAACTGGACGTGCGAGACCCACAGGGCCTGGTGCGCGAAGTGAAACTGGACGATTGA
- a CDS encoding threonine aldolase family protein encodes MTDTLKVDLRSDTVTRPTPEMREAMANAVVGDDVYGEDPTVNELQDALARMTGFEAGLFMPSGSMTNQVAIAVHTRRGEEVICAEGSHIYEWELGMMAAFSGVVPRFVPAPLGVPDAEQVRLAVRHSIHQSPTGLISLENTHNKAGGTVIALEVMAQIRAVADAEGLPLHLDGARAFNAAAALNVSIEEVCRPFHTVSICLSKGLGAPVGSVLLGSKDLMTRAHRYRKMLGGGMRQAGVLAAAALIALRDGPARLPDDHRRARQLAEALVNAGYDVNMASVQTNIVYATLPDAQRKVDAWAEKGVLGSALGPDAVRLVLHHQIDDEMLHRAIQVLTA; translated from the coding sequence ATGACTGACACGCTGAAGGTCGATCTTCGTTCCGATACCGTGACCCGGCCCACCCCGGAGATGCGTGAGGCGATGGCGAACGCCGTGGTGGGCGATGACGTGTACGGCGAAGACCCCACCGTGAACGAGTTGCAGGACGCCCTGGCGAGAATGACCGGCTTCGAGGCGGGCTTGTTCATGCCGTCGGGCAGCATGACGAATCAGGTGGCGATTGCGGTGCATACCCGCCGGGGCGAGGAGGTTATCTGCGCCGAGGGGTCACACATCTACGAATGGGAGCTGGGCATGATGGCGGCTTTCAGCGGCGTGGTGCCGCGTTTCGTGCCCGCGCCGCTGGGCGTGCCGGATGCGGAGCAGGTGCGGCTGGCGGTGCGTCATAGCATTCACCAGTCGCCCACGGGACTGATCAGCCTGGAGAATACGCACAACAAGGCGGGCGGCACGGTGATTGCGCTGGAAGTGATGGCACAGATTCGCGCCGTCGCCGACGCGGAAGGTTTGCCGCTGCATCTGGACGGCGCGCGGGCTTTCAACGCCGCGGCGGCCCTGAATGTCTCGATCGAGGAAGTCTGCCGCCCTTTCCACACCGTCAGCATCTGTCTGTCCAAGGGCCTGGGCGCCCCGGTGGGCAGCGTGCTGCTCGGCTCGAAGGACTTGATGACCAGGGCGCACCGTTACCGCAAGATGCTCGGCGGCGGCATGCGCCAGGCCGGCGTGCTGGCCGCCGCTGCGCTGATCGCCCTGCGGGACGGCCCCGCCCGCCTGCCCGATGACCACCGCCGCGCCCGGCAGCTGGCCGAAGCGCTCGTGAACGCCGGGTACGACGTGAATATGGCAAGTGTCCAGACCAACATCGTGTACGCCACCCTTCCCGACGCCCAGCGCAAGGTGGACGCCTGGGCCGAGAAAGGTGTGCTGGGCAGTGCCCTGGGGCCGGACGCCGTGCGCCTGGTGCTGCACCACCAGATCGACGACGAGATGCTGCACCGCGCCATTCAGGTCTTGACCGCCTGA
- a CDS encoding HNH endonuclease, which yields MARKRPETDWPPPPAAPERCALCERETPTLTEHHLIPRSQGRRRGLKVAELPTVLLCSPCHKFLHKTFTNAELAGEFSSVDALLEHPDVERFLKWVRKQPVSKSLRVK from the coding sequence GTGGCCCGCAAGCGCCCCGAAACCGACTGGCCCCCACCACCCGCCGCGCCGGAACGCTGCGCCCTGTGCGAACGGGAAACGCCGACGCTGACCGAACACCACCTCATTCCGCGCTCGCAGGGGCGGAGGCGCGGGCTGAAGGTGGCCGAGTTGCCCACCGTCCTGCTGTGTTCCCCCTGCCACAAGTTCCTGCACAAGACCTTCACCAACGCCGAACTGGCCGGGGAGTTCAGCAGCGTGGACGCCCTGCTGGAGCACCCGGATGTGGAACGCTTCCTGAAGTGGGTACGCAAACAACCTGTTTCCAAATCCCTGCGCGTCAAATGA